In the Thauera sedimentorum genome, one interval contains:
- the tsaB gene encoding tRNA (adenosine(37)-N6)-threonylcarbamoyltransferase complex dimerization subunit type 1 TsaB → MKILAIETSCEHGSIALLAGDAMFERELVGQANHSAHLLPEIRSLLADAGMGLQDLDAVAFGSGPGAFTGLRLACAAAQGLALGAGLGVVPVCSLAALALQGEGDRLFVATDARMNEIYFAAYERREGVLATVQAPRCAPPEAVALPEGKWFALGSGFAAYPALAERFGAQLCGVQPAAAPRAGDVARLALPELRRGALLAPELAAPLYVRDKVALTTAERLARGGRA, encoded by the coding sequence ATGAAAATTCTTGCCATCGAAACCTCCTGCGAGCACGGCAGTATCGCGCTGCTTGCCGGCGATGCCATGTTCGAGAGGGAACTTGTCGGACAGGCCAATCATTCCGCCCATCTGCTGCCGGAAATCCGCTCCTTGCTTGCCGATGCCGGCATGGGCCTGCAGGATCTCGACGCTGTCGCCTTCGGCAGCGGGCCGGGCGCCTTCACCGGCCTGCGCCTGGCCTGCGCCGCGGCGCAGGGACTGGCACTTGGGGCGGGGCTCGGCGTCGTGCCGGTCTGCAGTCTTGCGGCGCTCGCCTTGCAGGGCGAAGGCGACCGGCTGTTCGTGGCCACCGATGCCCGCATGAACGAGATCTACTTTGCCGCGTACGAGCGCCGCGAGGGCGTGCTGGCGACAGTCCAGGCGCCGCGCTGCGCACCGCCCGAAGCCGTCGCGCTGCCCGAGGGGAAATGGTTTGCGCTGGGTTCCGGCTTTGCCGCCTACCCCGCACTTGCGGAGCGTTTCGGAGCACAGCTGTGCGGCGTGCAGCCCGCTGCCGCGCCCCGTGCCGGCGATGTCGCCCGTCTTGCCCTGCCCGAGCTTCGCCGCGGTGCATTGCTCGCCCCCGAGCTGGCCGCACCCTTGTACGTCAGGGACAAGGTTGCGCTGACCACCGCCGAACGCCTGGCCCGCGGAGGACGGGCGTGA
- the rimI gene encoding ribosomal protein S18-alanine N-acetyltransferase, with translation MAAPTYVPMSDTDLDWVVANEAELHPYPWSRGNFSDSLGAGYSAWVQHVDGQRCGYAVMLSVLDEAHLLNISVARAAQGRGLGAALLAFLCGRAREGGASQFFLEVRPSNLAARALYGRAGFEAIGRRKGYYPAPGGREDAIVMRLSL, from the coding sequence ATGGCGGCACCGACCTACGTGCCGATGTCGGACACCGATCTGGACTGGGTCGTCGCGAACGAGGCCGAGCTGCATCCCTATCCTTGGTCGCGGGGCAACTTCAGCGATTCGCTTGGCGCCGGCTACAGCGCATGGGTCCAGCATGTGGACGGCCAGCGTTGCGGCTATGCGGTAATGCTCTCGGTGCTGGATGAGGCTCACCTGCTCAATATCAGCGTTGCCCGCGCCGCACAGGGACGCGGGCTGGGGGCCGCCTTGCTGGCGTTCCTGTGCGGGCGGGCGCGGGAAGGCGGGGCGTCGCAGTTCTTTCTGGAAGTGCGTCCGTCCAACCTGGCTGCGCGCGCGCTCTACGGGCGCGCCGGCTTCGAGGCGATCGGCCGGCGCAAGGGTTATTACCCGGCGCCGGGCGGGCGGGAGGATGCGATCGTGATGAGGTTGTCGCTGTGA
- a CDS encoding group II truncated hemoglobin: MQTDTRTLPVLTPYEQIGGEPAVRALVKRFYELMDALPEAWDVRRMHAEDLSGSEEKLFLFLSGWFGGPNLYVERFGPPFLRARHLPFSIGAAERDQWMLCMQQALEELVGDSELRGSLLQSFTALADHMRNRAEAPPAAHNHQQL, encoded by the coding sequence ATGCAGACTGATACCCGTACCTTGCCGGTTCTGACCCCCTACGAGCAGATCGGCGGCGAACCCGCCGTGCGCGCGCTGGTCAAGCGCTTCTATGAACTGATGGACGCCTTGCCCGAGGCCTGGGACGTGCGCAGGATGCACGCCGAGGATCTCTCCGGTTCTGAGGAAAAGCTGTTCCTCTTCCTCTCCGGCTGGTTCGGCGGACCGAACCTCTACGTAGAGCGCTTCGGACCGCCCTTCCTGCGCGCCCGCCACCTGCCCTTCTCCATCGGTGCGGCAGAGCGCGACCAGTGGATGCTGTGCATGCAGCAGGCGCTCGAAGAGCTCGTCGGCGACAGCGAACTGCGCGGCAGCCTGCTGCAGTCCTTCACCGCACTCGCCGACCATATGCGCAACCGCGCCGAGGCGCCGCCGGCGGCGCACAATCACCAGCAGCTATAA
- the lplT gene encoding lysophospholipid transporter LplT produces MPLGFYIIMAAQFFSALADNALLIIAIALLRDMAAPPEYEPLLKLAFTISYVALAAFVGAFADSMPKWRVMLISNTIKIGGCLMLFLGAHPLFAYAVIGLGAAAYSPAKYGILTEYLPHRLLVVANGWIEGLTVGAIILGTVIGGVLIRPDVSDWVAGLGIPGIDTALQAVVLLVGLFYLLAALFNIYIPDTGVDHKPLKNNPLYLLHDFNHCLKLLWRDKLGQISLAVTTLFWGAGATLQFIVIKWAEHNLGFDLSQASMLQGVVAIGIAVGSVMAARMITLRRSVQVIPLGIAMGLVVILMTGVTHSALAMVLMVVVGALAGFFVVPMNALLQHRGHILMGAGHSIAVQNFNENLSILIMTGLYALLIMSGVSINVVIVLFGLFVAGTMWLVRVQHGKNQREFDAVALLEDRAH; encoded by the coding sequence ATGCCGCTCGGCTTCTACATCATCATGGCGGCGCAGTTCTTCTCTGCGCTGGCCGACAACGCCCTGCTCATCATTGCCATCGCACTGCTGCGGGACATGGCGGCTCCCCCCGAGTACGAGCCGCTGCTCAAGCTGGCCTTCACCATTTCCTACGTGGCGCTCGCGGCCTTCGTCGGCGCCTTTGCCGACTCCATGCCCAAGTGGCGGGTGATGCTGATCAGCAACACCATCAAGATCGGCGGCTGCCTGATGCTCTTCCTCGGCGCGCATCCATTGTTCGCCTACGCGGTCATCGGCCTGGGCGCCGCAGCCTACTCCCCCGCCAAGTACGGCATCCTCACCGAGTACCTCCCGCACCGCCTGCTGGTGGTGGCCAACGGCTGGATCGAGGGCCTCACGGTGGGGGCGATCATCCTGGGCACGGTGATCGGCGGCGTGCTGATCCGCCCCGACGTTTCGGACTGGGTGGCCGGACTCGGCATCCCCGGCATCGACACCGCGCTGCAGGCCGTGGTGTTGCTGGTCGGCCTGTTCTACCTGCTCGCCGCGCTGTTCAACATCTACATTCCCGACACCGGCGTCGATCACAAGCCGCTCAAGAACAACCCGCTGTACCTGCTGCATGATTTCAACCACTGCCTGAAGCTGCTGTGGCGCGACAAGCTCGGGCAGATCTCGCTGGCGGTCACCACCCTGTTCTGGGGCGCCGGCGCCACGCTGCAGTTCATCGTCATCAAGTGGGCCGAACACAACCTGGGCTTCGACCTGTCGCAGGCCTCGATGCTGCAGGGCGTGGTCGCCATCGGCATCGCTGTCGGCTCGGTGATGGCCGCGCGCATGATCACCCTGCGCCGGTCCGTACAGGTGATTCCGCTGGGCATCGCCATGGGCCTGGTGGTCATCCTGATGACCGGCGTCACCCACTCGGCGCTGGCAATGGTGCTGATGGTGGTGGTCGGCGCCCTCGCCGGCTTCTTCGTCGTGCCGATGAATGCCTTGCTGCAGCACCGCGGGCACATCCTGATGGGCGCCGGGCACTCGATCGCGGTGCAGAACTTCAACGAGAACCTGTCCATCCTGATCATGACCGGCCTGTACGCGCTGCTGATCATGAGCGGGGTGTCGATCAACGTGGTGATCGTGCTGTTCGGCCTGTTCGTCGCCGGCACCATGTGGCTGGTGCGCGTCCAGCACGGCAAGAACCAGCGCGAGTTCGACGCGGTCGCGCTGCTGGAAGACCGCGCGCACTGA
- a CDS encoding uracil-DNA glycosylase — protein MPYRRDALLRELGLGPLWRLRSAADVEAVDDGAEPEAPVEEAPRPVEVAALRQAPAERLPTARPPLGVNRAESQPADRAPARPVPPPSPSAGADPERIARIGAMDWDALEAEIRACRACRLCEKRHQAVPGVGDRKARWLFVGEGPGSEEDKRGEPFVGAAGRLLDNMLASVGLQRGEDVYIANAVKCRPPHNRTPEADEIAACLPFLARQIELLQPQLIVALGRPAAQALLDTEVRIGAARGKRFDYRGTPVVVTYHPAYLLRNQWDKAKAWEDLCFARREMVTLGSKAETG, from the coding sequence ATTCCTTATCGTCGCGACGCCCTGCTGCGCGAACTCGGACTCGGCCCGCTCTGGCGCCTGCGTTCGGCCGCTGACGTCGAAGCGGTGGACGATGGCGCGGAACCGGAAGCGCCGGTCGAGGAGGCGCCACGGCCCGTCGAGGTCGCAGCCCTGCGGCAGGCGCCTGCGGAGCGACTCCCGACTGCCCGGCCGCCATTGGGCGTCAATCGCGCCGAGTCGCAGCCCGCAGACAGGGCGCCGGCAAGACCGGTGCCCCCGCCGTCGCCATCCGCAGGCGCCGACCCCGAGCGGATCGCGCGCATCGGCGCCATGGACTGGGATGCACTGGAGGCCGAGATCCGCGCCTGCCGCGCCTGCCGCTTGTGCGAGAAACGCCACCAGGCGGTTCCCGGCGTCGGCGACCGCAAGGCGCGCTGGTTGTTCGTCGGCGAGGGGCCGGGTTCGGAAGAGGACAAGCGCGGCGAACCCTTCGTCGGTGCCGCGGGGCGCCTGCTCGACAACATGCTGGCGTCGGTCGGATTGCAGCGCGGGGAAGATGTTTACATCGCCAACGCGGTCAAGTGCCGCCCGCCGCACAATCGCACGCCGGAAGCGGACGAGATCGCCGCATGCCTGCCTTTTCTCGCCCGCCAGATCGAACTGCTGCAGCCGCAGCTCATCGTCGCATTGGGGCGACCGGCGGCGCAGGCCTTGCTGGATACGGAAGTGCGCATCGGTGCCGCACGGGGCAAGCGCTTCGACTACCGCGGCACCCCGGTGGTGGTCACCTACCATCCGGCCTATCTGCTGCGCAACCAGTGGGACAAGGCCAAGGCCTGGGAGGATCTGTGTTTCGCGCGCCGTGAGATGGTGACCCTGGGAAGCAAGGCGGAGACGGGCTGA
- a CDS encoding ATP-binding protein → MRLPSLLRARARGRRILRWLPHTLLWQTFLSIALLLGLTLAIWSQIFRYFEEPSRARDLAQMVVSVVNLTRTALINAEPRLRTDLLIDLAALEGIRIYPSEATDELQPVPDTRPMRLLTAEIRRQLGDHTRFAMRWKTLDGFWVSFRLHPEDPDEYWVMLPRERLQKHHALEWLVWGSAALVASLLGAFLIVSRISAPLRSLARAARMVGSGQNPPLQEESGPVELAVVSHAFNQMTGDLARADADRALILAGVSHDLRTPLARLRLGVEMSGAPEDEVTAMVADIEEMDRIIGQFLDFGRGDPQEAMQPVDLVELIRDLAEPYRLRGVDIELDLPDRLSLPVRALPLRRAITNLIDNAIRYAGSESPITVGLSTQSGEVAIEIADRGPGIPPDEVERLRRPFTRLETARSNTKGAGLGLAIVERVMRAHGGSLDLLPREGGGLSAILRLPGGRSR, encoded by the coding sequence GTGCGTCTCCCGTCCTTGCTGAGGGCACGTGCACGGGGCCGGCGCATCCTGCGCTGGCTGCCGCACACGCTGCTCTGGCAGACCTTCCTGTCGATCGCCCTGCTGCTCGGATTGACGCTGGCGATCTGGTCGCAGATTTTCCGCTACTTCGAGGAACCCTCGCGGGCACGCGACCTCGCGCAGATGGTGGTCAGCGTGGTGAACCTCACCCGCACCGCGCTGATCAATGCCGAACCGCGCCTGCGCACCGACCTGCTGATCGACCTCGCCGCCCTCGAGGGCATCCGCATCTATCCTTCCGAAGCCACCGACGAACTGCAGCCCGTCCCGGACACGCGGCCGATGCGCCTGCTCACCGCGGAGATCCGCCGACAGCTGGGAGACCATACCCGCTTCGCCATGCGCTGGAAGACGCTGGATGGATTCTGGGTCAGCTTCCGCCTTCATCCCGAGGACCCCGACGAGTACTGGGTGATGCTGCCGCGCGAACGCCTGCAGAAGCATCACGCGCTCGAATGGCTGGTGTGGGGCAGCGCCGCGCTGGTCGCCTCCCTGCTCGGCGCCTTTCTCATCGTCTCGCGCATCAGTGCACCGCTGCGCAGTCTGGCGCGCGCGGCGCGCATGGTGGGCAGCGGGCAGAACCCGCCCTTGCAGGAGGAAAGCGGCCCGGTCGAACTGGCGGTCGTCTCGCATGCCTTCAATCAGATGACCGGCGATCTGGCCCGCGCGGACGCCGACCGCGCGCTGATCCTGGCGGGCGTCTCGCACGATCTGCGCACCCCGCTGGCCCGTCTGCGGCTCGGCGTCGAGATGTCGGGCGCCCCGGAAGACGAAGTCACCGCCATGGTGGCCGACATCGAGGAAATGGACCGCATCATCGGCCAGTTCCTCGACTTCGGCCGCGGCGACCCGCAGGAAGCGATGCAGCCCGTCGACCTGGTCGAGCTTATCCGCGACCTGGCCGAACCCTACCGCTTGCGGGGCGTCGACATCGAACTCGACCTGCCGGACCGGCTGTCCCTCCCGGTCCGTGCCCTGCCGCTGCGTCGCGCCATCACCAATCTGATCGACAATGCCATCCGCTACGCAGGCAGCGAATCGCCGATCACGGTCGGCCTGAGCACCCAGTCCGGTGAGGTGGCCATCGAGATCGCCGACCGCGGCCCCGGCATCCCCCCCGACGAGGTCGAGCGCCTGCGCCGCCCCTTCACCCGCCTGGAGACCGCCCGCAGCAACACCAAGGGCGCCGGTCTCGGCCTGGCAATCGTCGAACGCGTGATGCGGGCCCACGGAGGCTCGCTTGATCTGCTGCCGCGCGAAGGCGGCGGCCTGAGCGCGATTCTGCGGCTCCCCGGCGGCAGGTCACGCTAG
- a CDS encoding septation protein A, with protein MKFLFDLLPVILFFGVYKLAGANEDAAFQMAGAWLGDGVTAKQVPILLATVVAILATFGQIAWVWARHRKVDTMLWVSLGIIVVFGGATLFFHNPTFIKWKPTALYWLFGAVLAGSALLFRRNLIRRMLEAQIQLPDAVWERLNLAWAAFFFAMGGINLYVAYSFSEEAWVNFKLFGGMGLMLAFVLAQGFFLSKYLEEDPQQ; from the coding sequence ATGAAATTCCTGTTCGACCTCCTGCCCGTCATCCTGTTCTTCGGCGTCTACAAGCTCGCCGGCGCCAACGAGGACGCCGCCTTCCAGATGGCCGGCGCCTGGCTGGGCGACGGCGTCACCGCCAAGCAGGTCCCCATCCTGCTGGCCACCGTGGTGGCCATCCTCGCCACCTTCGGCCAGATAGCCTGGGTGTGGGCGCGCCACCGCAAGGTGGACACCATGCTGTGGGTGAGCCTGGGCATCATCGTCGTGTTCGGCGGCGCCACGCTGTTCTTCCACAACCCGACCTTCATCAAGTGGAAGCCGACGGCGCTGTACTGGCTGTTCGGCGCGGTGCTTGCCGGGTCCGCCCTGCTCTTCCGCCGCAACCTGATCCGCCGCATGCTGGAAGCGCAGATCCAGCTGCCCGACGCCGTGTGGGAGCGTCTGAACCTCGCCTGGGCGGCCTTCTTCTTTGCCATGGGCGGCATCAATCTTTACGTGGCCTACAGCTTCTCCGAGGAGGCCTGGGTCAACTTCAAGCTCTTCGGCGGCATGGGGCTGATGCTGGCCTTCGTGCTTGCCCAGGGCTTCTTCCTGTCCAAATACCTAGAAGAGGATCCCCAACAATGA
- a CDS encoding LysR family transcriptional regulator — protein sequence MADRRLQVFHAVAKHGSFTRAAEHLFMTQPAVTFQIKQLEEHFDTRLLDRGHGKVTLTPAGEIVFAYAERILGLSDELEARVSELTDELSGHLNIGTSTTIAAYWLPRLLEGFKRRYPRVLPRVVVGNSQLTEDRVAARDLDVGLVEIVSDQPGVERRSAARDELLVICHPAHPLARAGKLAARDLVGHAFITRDPGNAIHVLAEEFFRVGGVADDEITVCAELGSLATVKHLAAEGLGFAIASSAAIQRDIREGRLVAVPLDPPLYTPLEVILPRDKFRSRLITAFADYATEQLARMATAPMKNL from the coding sequence ATGGCTGATCGAAGACTCCAGGTGTTCCACGCGGTGGCCAAGCATGGTTCCTTCACCCGTGCGGCCGAGCATCTGTTCATGACCCAGCCCGCGGTCACCTTCCAGATCAAGCAGCTCGAGGAGCATTTCGACACCCGCCTGCTCGACCGAGGTCACGGCAAGGTCACCCTGACGCCGGCAGGCGAGATCGTCTTCGCCTACGCCGAGCGCATCCTCGGCCTGTCGGACGAGCTCGAGGCGCGGGTATCGGAGCTGACCGACGAACTGTCCGGCCACCTAAACATTGGCACCAGCACGACGATCGCCGCCTACTGGTTGCCACGCCTGCTGGAAGGCTTCAAGCGTCGTTATCCGCGCGTGCTGCCGCGCGTCGTGGTGGGCAACTCGCAGCTCACCGAGGACCGCGTCGCCGCCCGCGATCTCGATGTGGGACTGGTCGAGATCGTCTCCGATCAGCCGGGGGTGGAACGGCGCAGCGCGGCGCGCGACGAACTGCTGGTGATCTGTCATCCCGCGCACCCGCTGGCGCGCGCCGGAAAGCTCGCCGCGCGCGACCTGGTCGGCCACGCCTTCATCACCCGCGACCCGGGCAATGCGATTCACGTGCTGGCCGAGGAGTTCTTCCGCGTCGGCGGGGTGGCCGATGACGAAATCACGGTTTGTGCGGAGCTTGGCAGCCTGGCCACGGTCAAGCATCTGGCCGCCGAGGGGCTCGGTTTCGCCATTGCTTCCAGCGCCGCGATCCAGCGCGACATCCGCGAGGGCCGGCTGGTGGCGGTACCGCTCGACCCGCCGCTGTACACCCCGCTGGAAGTCATCCTGCCGCGCGACAAGTTCCGCTCGCGGCTGATCACCGCCTTTGCCGACTACGCCACCGAGCAGCTCGCCCGCATGGCCACTGCACCGATGAAGAATCTCTGA
- the ompR gene encoding osmolarity response regulator transcription factor OmpR: protein MNTKIRYRVLLVDDDARLRDLLSRYLQEQGFTVKAVIDAPSMDRALHREHFDLLVLDLMLPGEDGLSICRRLRAAENTMPIIMLTAKGDDVDRIVGLEMGADDYLPKPFNPRELVARIHAVMRRQPPSLPGAPTPEDEVVNFGRIRVNLGTRTLVRDEEEISLTTGEFSLLKVLLQHPRQPLSRDKLMELARGREYGVFDRAIDVQVSRLRKLVEDDPAKPRYIQTVWGFGYVFVPDEPKPADSE, encoded by the coding sequence ATGAATACCAAGATCCGATATCGCGTACTGCTGGTTGACGACGACGCCCGCCTGCGCGACCTGCTCTCCCGTTACCTTCAGGAACAGGGCTTCACCGTCAAGGCGGTCATCGACGCGCCCTCCATGGACCGAGCGCTGCATCGCGAGCACTTCGACCTGCTGGTGCTCGACCTGATGCTGCCAGGCGAAGACGGACTGTCGATCTGCCGCCGCCTCCGTGCGGCGGAGAACACGATGCCTATCATCATGCTCACCGCCAAGGGCGACGATGTCGACCGTATCGTGGGCCTGGAGATGGGCGCCGACGACTACCTGCCCAAGCCCTTCAACCCCCGCGAGCTGGTGGCACGCATCCACGCGGTGATGCGCCGCCAGCCGCCCTCCCTGCCGGGCGCGCCCACGCCCGAGGACGAGGTGGTGAACTTCGGCCGCATACGGGTCAATCTCGGCACCCGCACGCTGGTGCGCGACGAAGAAGAGATTTCGCTGACCACCGGCGAGTTTTCGCTCCTCAAGGTGCTGCTGCAGCATCCGCGACAGCCGCTGTCGCGCGACAAGTTGATGGAGCTGGCTCGCGGACGGGAGTACGGCGTCTTCGACCGCGCAATCGACGTTCAGGTCTCCCGCCTGCGCAAGCTGGTCGAGGACGACCCCGCCAAGCCCCGCTACATCCAGACGGTGTGGGGATTCGGCTATGTCTTCGTGCCCGACGAACCCAAGCCGGCCGACAGCGAATAA